The genomic window ACAGCGAGCGTGACGTGTGGGGCGCTTTCCGCGAAGTGTACGGCAGCGAGCCTTTCATCCGCATCGTGAAGGTCCGCAAGGGCATCCACCGCTACCCCGATCCCAAACTGGTTTCTGGCACCAACTACTGCGACATCGGCTTCGAGATCGATCAGGACTCTGGTCGCGTGGTGGTCATGAGCGCCATCGACAACCTCGTGAAAGGCACGGCAGGTCACGCCATCCAGTCCCTGAACATCGCCCAGGGCTGGGAGGAGACGCTGGGTCTGGAGTTTGCGGGGTTGCATCCTTAAATTGCCGAGGGCCGAGAGCCCAGAGCCGAGGGCAAAAACAAAATCAGCCACATCTGTTAAGCACCCTTGCAAATGCAGGGGTGCTTTTTCTCTGGTACATTTGCGGCATGGATCAAGCTGTAGGAGAAGATTTGGCAGGGAAATGGGTAACTTGTCATCAGATTGGCATTTATGATTTTGCTTTGACCAAGGGGAAAAAATACCAGGTTTTAAAAGTGAAAGAGGACCTGAGAGAAATCAGACTCCGAGGCGACAACCAGCGGCATCGCTGGTACCCCACCTGGTATTTTGACCTCTCCGGAGGTGATGTACCCATCCTTAAAAAAATCACAGTGGACGATCCCATCGATGATCCTTTCTGTGATTATGTCGAAGTGACTTTGACACTCTCAGATGGCAATCGGCGCTGGTGCGTCTGTGCCACACCCTCTTATTTTCAGCGGTACATTGAGGATGGCATTCAGGCCAAAGAGGTTGGAGAGGGAGAAAATCGCAGGGTGGCTTTGCAGCTTCTTGGCGCTCCAAAGTTTGCCCCTGGAGGCAAAACCTTTCTGCATTTCAACATTCCCCATCTGGTGATGTTCTCCGAGCTTTCCGAAGCGACCATCTGGACAGCCATGAAGCACATGGACGATCAGGGAGAACTGGAAGCTTCGTCGGTGCCCTATAGCCATGCACGAATGGAAAATGATCTGGAGAATGAATAAAAAGTCCTTGCCCCTTCGACAAGGACTTTTCTGCTGATGGGTTTTGTTTCTCTGGGGCTGGAAAAATTCTGCTGTGATCTGTTCCCTTTTCAGCCCTCGGCTCTGGGCTCTCGGCCCTCGGCGGGCCGCAGGCCCATCATTACCGTTTAATCATCCGTTTCACAGGCCCCGATGAGCTCCGCACGATCAGTTCAGTGGGGAGCAGACCATGTCCAGCAGGACGGTTTTCCAGCAGGTCCAGAAGCATTCTGGCTGCAGTGTGACCCACGTCGCGGATGGGTTGTTTGACGGTGGTGAGGGCAGGTCTGAAAACCTGGGCAATTTCCAGGTCGTCGAATCCGGTCACGCTCACGTCGTAGGGGACACGGAGCCCGGCGTCTTCCAGAGCATAGATCGCACCCACAGCCATTTCATCGCTGGCCGAAGCAATCGCAGTGAATTCGATGCCTTTTTCCAGGGCCTGACGCACAGCCCGGTATCCGCCCAGTTCGCTGAATCCACCGTCCAGAATCAGGTCAGGATCTTCTTCGATGTTGTGGTCGGCGAGGGTCTGGTGGTAGGCTTCGAGCCTGTCAAAAGTGGTCTGGCCGATGGGGCTTCCGGTGAGGTGGGCAATGCGGGTGTGCCCCAGTTTGACGAGGTGCAGCACCGAGCTCTGCATGCCTTTGAAGTTGTCCACGTCCACCCAGGGGGTGTCCTGATCGATCAGGCGACCAATCACCACATGGGGGATGCCTTTTTCTTTGAGCTGTTCCAGGCGGGTGTCGTGCAGCCTGAGGCCCGGGAAGATGAAGGCCTGCACCTTGCTGGGGTCGGCCTGGGAGGGTTCAAGGACACGGGCCGTGTAGCCGTGTTGCATCAGGACTTCCTGCACGGCGTCCATGATGATGGCGTAATAAGGGCTGTTGGAGGCGTGGCTGGAAAAGGGGGCCACCGCGACAAGGCCACGGGTGCCTCTGGCGAGTTTGCGGGCTCCGGCATCTGGAACGTATCCAAGCTGGCGAACCACTTCCAGCACCTGTTTGCGGGTCTGTTCATTGACATCTGCCCGGTTGTTGAGCACGCGGGAGACGGTTCCGATGGACACGCCAGCGATGCGGGCCACTTCGTTGATGGTGATTTTGCTCATGAAGACGCACCTTTCTGGGTCAGCGGCTGTGGCTGTCAGAGAATGGCAGGGCAGCGTTTACGCTTACAGCTGGAAACCGCCTGCACTTTTCATCCGATTTTGGCTGTTTCCATTATAGGGGGTCTGTGGAATTCCATGCAGTGTTGGCAGGTTTTCCACCCTGCCCTATTTTGCAGGCTGATGGCGCTCCTGTCATCGGTGACAACACCTATTCGGAAAACTTTTCCGCAAGTTGTGCACAATTTACGGAAATTTACGGAAAGGGCTGATTTTGCGCAATGTGCGCGGAAAAGATCAAGCTGTAAACGCAAACAACGTCTCGGCATGCCCACCCCGTTACACTTCCGTAAGAAAACAGTAGACTTGAAGAGACCTCATGGAACGACGCCTCAAACATCTTGTGGTTCTCTCTGGTGCTGGCATCTCTGCAGAAAGTGGACTCTCCACCTTCCGCGATTTCAATGGGCTGTGGCACCATTACCGGGTGGAAGAAGTCGCCTCGCTGGATGCCTGGAAGAAGCACCCGAAGCTGGTGCTGGAGTTCTACAACGAGCGGCGAAGGCAGGCCATCGAAGCGAAACCCAACGCCGGGCACCAGGCCCTGGCCATGCTGGAGCAGCACTATCAGGTCACCATCATCACCCAGAATGTGGACCACCTGCATGAGCAGGCAGGGTCCAGTTCGGTGGTGCACCTGCATGGAGAACTGTTTAAAGCCCGGTCCACCCTGGACCCTGAACTGGTGTACCAGCTTCAGGGAACAGAGCTCAACTGGGGAGACACCTGTGAACAGGGTTCACAGCTGAGGCCGCACATCGTCTGGTTCGGGGAGGAAGTTTCGCAGTTCAAACACGCTGCCCATCTGGTGCGACAGGCGGACATCTTCATTGTGGTGGGAACCTCGCTGGCGGTTTATCCTGCGTCCTCTCTGCTGCACCATGTCCCGGAAGACACCCCCAAGTACATCATTGACCCCAGAAGACCCGAGTTGCCCAGAATTCCAAACGTGTCTTTCATTCAGGCGGTGGCCAGCCGGGGATTGCCGCAACTCGCCAGAGAGTTGATTGCTCTGGAAAGCCTGGCCCGCTGAACCATGCGCAGCCTGAGATTTGGGCTGTGCTGTGCATTGCTTGGCGCACTTTCTGCGTGGCTGGGATTGAAATTTTTCCCCACACAGGCAGGCTTTATTGCTGCCCCCACTGCACGTGAAATGGTCGTCTGGAGTGCTGCTGGTGTGCTGGGTGTGCTTGGAGCCGTCTGGTCTTTATCAGGGGTGCGCAAAAGCAGTCTCCTCGAAGGCATCCTGCTCGCCCTGATCGGTGTGCCCCTGGTCAGCCTGATTTCTCTGCTCTTCTGGTGGGGACCTGAACCGTACACCTTCAGCACAGCCTGGGTGCTGGGCTGGGACATGCTGCTGAAGACCTGGTGGCTGCTGATCCTGATGGGTCTGGGTGCCCACTGGCTCAGACGGATGATCTGACCATCAGCTGCTGTTTTCTGTGGCACACTGGAGGATCACTTCGCTGAGCACCTTGCCTCCCTGCTGAATCTGGGGCAGGGAGAGTCCACCATAGCCCAGCATCAGACCATTGAGGGGCACATTCTGGGCGTAATAGCGGTCTGGAGGCTCCACCAGCACTTTTCTGGCCGCACACTGCCGCTGAACCTCGCGGTAGGGGATGTGGTCTGGAAGCTGCAGGAAACCATGCAAGCCTGCATCGATCCCAATCAGGCGACAGAGCCCTGCAGTTTCCTTGAGGGCTTCTTTCAGGGCCTGCCGTTTCTGGGCATAGACTTTACGCATGCTGCGGATGTGGCGGTCCAGCATCCCACGGCGCAGGAGTTCCAGCATGGCGGTCTGCAGCACGTGCGAGTGCTGGTAATCGGTCAGTTGCCTGAGCACCTTCACCCGATCAATCAGGGCAGGCGGAGCAACGATATAGCCCAACCTCAGGGCTGGTGTGAGGACTTTGGAGAGGGTCCCGATGTAAGCCACCAGTCCATGGTGGTCCATGGACGCCAGTGCAGGCAGAGGAGCATCAAAACGAAACTCACTCTCGTAATCGTCTTCAATGATCAGGGCGTCGTGCTGTGCGGCAAAATGCAGCAGGGCCTCCCTGCGGGGCAAAGACATGCGGTACCCCAGAGGAAACTGGTGGCTGGGCGTGGTGTAGATCAGCACCGGAGGAGGGTCATCCGGGAGGCTCTGTACCCGCAGGCCATCTTCATCCACCTCTGTGGGAACCACAGTGGCCTCATGGTGCCGAAAAACCTCGCGGGCCAGTGGAAATCCGGGTTCCTCGAAAGCCACCTGGTCTCCCCTCTCAAGGGTCACCTGCGCAATCAGGTTGAGCGCATGGATGGTGCCGGAGGTGATCATCACATCTGCAGCAGTGCAGGCAATGCCTCTGGATCTGCGCACAAAAAGGGCCACCTGTTCCCGCAATTCCAGTTCTCCCTGGGCATCCTGATAATCGGCAGGAAAGGCCGTCTGACCCACAGCCCGCCACAGCACTTTCCAGTCGTCTTTGCTGAGTGCCTCCAGGCTGGGCAGCCCTGCGCGGAATTCAATGGTGCCCTCCACAATGGGCCGGGTCACAGGCAACTCCAGTGGAGGTTTCTGCATCCAGCGGGGAGACCTTTGCATGGCAGGCATTCCAGCAGTGCGGGAGGTCACCTCTGGGTTCACAAAGGTTCCTGAGCCCTGCCGGGAGACCAGCAAGCCTTCAGCGAGCAGTTCCTCGAAAGCAGCAATCACAGTGTTGCGGGTTACTCCATAAACCTGCGCGAGGTCACGGGTGGAAGGGAGGCGCATTCCAGCAGGCAATTTGCCTTGCAGGATCTGGTTGCGGAGCTGTTCGCGGATCTGCTGACCCAGCGGAATTTTCTGGTGACGCTCTAAAGAGAGCTGGAGGTCGCGTGGCACACGATGATTCTAACAGTCCCTTCTTGAAGCAGACACAGACCTGACTGTTGCAAGAAA from Deinococcus cellulosilyticus NBRC 106333 = KACC 11606 includes these protein-coding regions:
- a CDS encoding LacI family DNA-binding transcriptional regulator; translated protein: MSKITINEVARIAGVSIGTVSRVLNNRADVNEQTRKQVLEVVRQLGYVPDAGARKLARGTRGLVAVAPFSSHASNSPYYAIIMDAVQEVLMQHGYTARVLEPSQADPSKVQAFIFPGLRLHDTRLEQLKEKGIPHVVIGRLIDQDTPWVDVDNFKGMQSSVLHLVKLGHTRIAHLTGSPIGQTTFDRLEAYHQTLADHNIEEDPDLILDGGFSELGGYRAVRQALEKGIEFTAIASASDEMAVGAIYALEDAGLRVPYDVSVTGFDDLEIAQVFRPALTTVKQPIRDVGHTAARMLLDLLENRPAGHGLLPTELIVRSSSGPVKRMIKR
- a CDS encoding SIR2 family NAD-dependent protein deacylase codes for the protein MERRLKHLVVLSGAGISAESGLSTFRDFNGLWHHYRVEEVASLDAWKKHPKLVLEFYNERRRQAIEAKPNAGHQALAMLEQHYQVTIITQNVDHLHEQAGSSSVVHLHGELFKARSTLDPELVYQLQGTELNWGDTCEQGSQLRPHIVWFGEEVSQFKHAAHLVRQADIFIVVGTSLAVYPASSLLHHVPEDTPKYIIDPRRPELPRIPNVSFIQAVASRGLPQLARELIALESLAR
- the pdxR gene encoding MocR-like pyridoxine biosynthesis transcription factor PdxR; amino-acid sequence: MPRDLQLSLERHQKIPLGQQIREQLRNQILQGKLPAGMRLPSTRDLAQVYGVTRNTVIAAFEELLAEGLLVSRQGSGTFVNPEVTSRTAGMPAMQRSPRWMQKPPLELPVTRPIVEGTIEFRAGLPSLEALSKDDWKVLWRAVGQTAFPADYQDAQGELELREQVALFVRRSRGIACTAADVMITSGTIHALNLIAQVTLERGDQVAFEEPGFPLAREVFRHHEATVVPTEVDEDGLRVQSLPDDPPPVLIYTTPSHQFPLGYRMSLPRREALLHFAAQHDALIIEDDYESEFRFDAPLPALASMDHHGLVAYIGTLSKVLTPALRLGYIVAPPALIDRVKVLRQLTDYQHSHVLQTAMLELLRRGMLDRHIRSMRKVYAQKRQALKEALKETAGLCRLIGIDAGLHGFLQLPDHIPYREVQRQCAARKVLVEPPDRYYAQNVPLNGLMLGYGGLSLPQIQQGGKVLSEVILQCATENSS